The Bombus huntii isolate Logan2020A chromosome 18, iyBomHunt1.1, whole genome shotgun sequence genome contains the following window.
CAAAACTCATTAGTTTCCCAATTACTTGACATGACAGTTCAAATCTGCAGACTGAAGAGATAATACCTTTTAGATttaagggggggggggggctaaggttaattcgtacaaaaataaggcatgtttttgtgaattatttgtgacgacacagttaaaatctctttattaaaaccaatagtacattaaagtatgacattcgaagaatattgtataaaattttcacggagaaatattaaaaaatactccgtaaattttctcaaaatcgGCTAATTTTCCCTTCAAAGTTTTCCAAAAAAGTTCcgaaaaatttcgaaaaacccTCCAGCGTTACCTGGGAAAAACTGTTACCTAACGAATGAACTTTGATCTTTTGATTTCAGATGATCCAGCACCAAGTTATCAGGGGCACCGCAATTCTACCTAGCCGCAAATTTTCGCAAAATCGGCTAATTTTCCCTTCAAAGTGTcccaaaaaagtgaaaaattgaaatttcgaaaaacctTCCCAGCGTTACCTGGGGAAACTGTTACCTAACGAATGAACTTTGATTTTTTGAATCAAGCATTATAAACTCTTATAATCCAAATTACAGTACCACGCAacaataatttacttataattctcaatgagaattgattgtaaaaagtctaccaaaaaaaaaagttttattatttaagtacagGTAGACTAGATCTTCCCAAAAATTCTAAAAGAAAGGCgccgatgtcctttcatctccaaCATATAAATTTAACAGCGGCAATGATTGTTTTATTCGATTGTTAAAGGTATCATTAAGAAAAATCAGGTTGACGCGCAACCTTTTTACTGTTTCAACACTCTTTTGCGATAAATGTAAGACCAATTATATTCGACTATCCgtaagtttttttttatatttatttatttaaattttacaagttgtccagtaggacatttggtacaatattatagcttagtggtacaataatataacatgtgggtggctCCCCCCAGCGgagtaccatcttcgtgtttgttaggttatatccttTCTGATCCGTAAGTATGAATCATTTACTGCTCTACCTTGTCTATGTCACGCaaaatttatgataaaaaagGAGTAACAACTTGACCgtgtttttataattttgtaggCTTTTATTCACGAAAATGATTAAGTATAACATTACAATGAAGTTCAACTCACGGCCAAACTGTACACAAGACTAGACTCAAGCCTAAAAAGACTTTTCTTGACCGAATACTTGCAGTTGTAGTATGTTGCGTTTGTAGGTGTTGAGGAGCAAGGGGCGAATCCTAAAGGTCCTGTGCTAAAGATCAAGTCAAAACCTAACGGTTCGCTGTAAGATGGtatggaatttttttttttttattttatttattaaaattacaatcaattctcgcgttgagaattttcagtaatttttctggcgtggcgcagtgacatggctgattatttataataagttaatacttattatagataagtataatttataagtagaTGGTATGGAATGACGTGGATTTGGTTAGGTCGTTGTCACATCTACATGTGCTATTAGAATTTCCCTTTCCACTGTACTACAGGTAACGTGAGTTAGCACTGCGTTTATGGCAAGCCATTTGGAGCACTGAGTTATGAGCAATTATTGCAAACATAATTACATCAGCCTATGCTAATATACTAACAGCAACCTTCTACATGTATAGCAGAAATTTTGTACACAATACTAAAAAAGAAGTTCAAAGGTTGCTATCCCATTTATTTACTTCTATTGAATGAAAGGTGATGGAAAGTTGTTAGAAAAGGCATAAAGGGATAGACTGACTCGAAATAAGGTTTAAAGTgaactttacaaataatttattttacacaACTTACATAAATATAGCACAATGATTGATCGAGGTAACGTGATGGTATTCGACACGAATACACTTCGCGTTGATTCCTTTTTATCGAAGATGGCGAAACAGGAAATCACCGCGACCAGGTGacgattattttcaattttgaaaTCGAAAAACCAGTCACGTGATTCGTTTCAGTGAATGTCGTTAGTTGTCGATCGTTCGAACGACCGATCGATCTCTCGAAAGTTCTTCGTCTTCTAACAATATGCGCACACCGTGGGATTAAGGGAGAAGAAGGAGTAAAATAAAGAGAATGGCGGAAGGGACAAGACGAAACCTATACGGGGCAACAAATACAGTGAGGTGACTTGGGAAGATCTCAGCAGCAGTCCTGTGGTATCGATGGTTGTCGTGTTAAAACGAACCGCGACGAGTCGtcgtaaacaaaataaaaaataaaaaaaagaaagaaaagaaaacacaCTAGCAATGCCATGTTTCTGATGGAGGCACTCGTCCTTGCTCAGTAATCCGTTGCATCGGGACCTAAAAATTCAGACAGACTAGATTATTAACGTCCTATAATTATCCTATGCTTtggttaaaaaagaaaaaaaaaataataaaagaactTGGAACTCTGCCGCGCTACGATTTTTATagagaataattatttttttctaataattattctaattattttttatgtagaAAGGATTCAGCGTCGTTGAATTCCATGAAATAATTGATTCTTATTATAGTTTATAATTCGTTCAAAATTTGTTGGCTACTCAAGATACGATTGAAAAATAGTCGTCTACTTTTGGTTTACTAGAAACTATTAACCATAAAGTGGGGAAAATTGGGAAAATGTTGAGTAACCAGTTACGATTTAACAGACTGTAATAGTTACAATTTGAGCAATATAGTAAAATGACAATAGCAATAGTTGTGATTACGGTAAAATGCTAATCAAAAGCAACGAATGACactaattattatttgttcaAAGCATGGATTATTTCAGTAAGTAGCTCtattaacgatcgatcgattattATCGATCATCGAGGCGTTAATTTACTTACGACTCGTTCTGCCTCTGGATTTGGTAAATCCAAACAATCGTACCGATCCGATAAATCGCGATATAATCGTCGCGCTTCGAACTCATGGCACAATATACAACAGAACAAATGCATCGTGCATGCATGGCGTGCGTATTCAGGGGCTGTCCTGAATTAGAATGTTCTACAGCAGCGttttttgtgattttttttagaagggaaagaaagaaatgaagttattgaattttgaggtatggttttatatatatttaacgaatacaaaataattttttttaagtaaaaaaaataaattgtaacaGATTTCTAAGCCTGTTTCAGGGGCTGCAGTTTTCAATCGCCGTGAAAGATCTGCCTCGTAATTCTTGATTGAAACAAAAAaccaaaaaaggattaaattattatatatttttcttctgggTGAACTAAACGACGACagaaaaaaatgtgaaattaaaaattttggtggatttaaaaaaaaatgtgttTTTAAAAAAGAGATATAAACTTTAAGGTgctataacaattatttaaataagcTTTTTTCTGCCTTCATTTAGTTCACCtagaagaaaaatgtataataatttaatccttttttggtTCTTCGTTTCAGTCAAGAATTACGAAGTGGATCTTTCACGCCGATTGAAAAATGCAGCCCCTGAAATAGGCTTACAAATCtgttacaatttattttttttacttaaaaaaaaattattttgtattcgttaaatatatataaaaaacatacctcaaaattcaataatttcatttctttcattctcttctaaaaaaaaatcataaaaaacgCTGTTTTAGAACATTCTACTTCAGGACACCCCGTTCAGGATTATTAAAACAGGAAAACGATTCGCGTTATTCACAGGATACGGTCGATTACACAATCAAGCAtgcatgaaatatttttattcgcaaCATAATGCAGTTGTGGGTCGAATCAAGAGGCAATCCTGCGTGAAATCACACTCTGCAAAGATTACGAACGTAATAAATCACATCGTCTTCCTTTTGGCAATCGTTCTTTTGCACTCTGAAATGAAACACTGACAatgaattttgtttgtttatcTTAACGTTTTCGCTATGCAAAAATACCGCGAGAACATCTTTGTAGATAATGATTTATCGCTGGTCTCGTTCTTTATAGATCATTGATACCCACCGATGGtaaaaaagaacgaagaagaCGGAGCAGTGCGAAGGTGCTGCCAACTGGCTTGCAAAAAGATAACAGAAATACGATAAAAACAAGACATACGAAGCGTTAATGTTGATCCAGGAGAGAAGACAAACTAGAATTGCATCGTTTGGACCAGAGGCGGCTGATTAGTGACAAATCTCAGCAAAGAgcaaacaaagagaaaaataaataaaaagaaaactcCGAATCACGGCTGACAGGATCGATTCGTTTGCGAAGTGAAGAAAATTGacaaggaaataaacaaataaaaaaaattaataaataaaaacaattacACCCGTGTAGAAGATCGGTGCCCGTTCGACAACAAACGAAACACATGAGTagaatagaaaaagaagaagaaacaaagacaaaaaaaaagtagaaaaaaacACTAGAACGATAGAAGAgaatataaacaaaaaaaaaataataaaataaaataaacaaaatatacaaaaaaaaatcaGGAAGAAAATgcgaatagataaatatatgCAAACGATATGTACcgatagaaaaaaaaaccACGTAGCCTGTAGCCCCCCGGGCATAGTCAGCCCAGTCTTGCGAATCTAGAGAAAAGTTGCGCGAGGCTCGTCCGTGGACCGGTTGCTCGCGGCCAAACGCGGCCTCATTCTGCCCCGGGCCATCAGCAATGGTCACTTTTTAGGTTAGCTTGGAAGGGCGAGGAATTTGGAGAGGATGACACCATCGAGTTGGTCTGTTTGTTCGTTCGCAACGTCTGTGGCACGCTTTTCGTACTTTTAATCCGTGGACAAAGCACGTTCACCTTGTACGACCATAATGGCCTTCTACTTTCCAGGACCTTGAAAGCCAACGATGGCACCACGTCGTGATCCACCGATGGTGCCGGAGGTTTGGGAGTTTTCCAAGCTTGATAGTACGGGTCTTCCTTGCAGGAAATTCGATCTTGTCGACCTTGACGTAACACGTCGCCATTTTGGTCCGGTAACCTGGAATTGTCCGCGTCGTGAAGTCTCTTCCACGATTGTTCGCAAATTGGCGAATATTCTGGAGATGTCACGCCGCTAGAGTAATTGGAACAATAATTCTCGTCGTAATTGAAGGCGTTGCTCTTCAGAGGTAGGTTAAGGTATTCTTCAGTCGAAGAAGATTCATTGGTTTTCTCTGTATCTTCTAGGAGGATCGAGTCGTCGTTTAGAAGCCTGAACAATCTCGAGTGAGTCTGAGTCCTCTGATACTTTCTCATGTTTTTCGACGAGGTGCATTCCGAATCTGTATCCACTTCGGAGATCATGCGACTCATGTCCGAAGTGACGCCACTGTCTTCGTCGTCCGTCTCTTCTCGGGAATTCTGCACGCTCAACAGGTGCTTCGACTCCttgcttcttttctcttcAATACCTACCTCGTCTTTGCCTTTTTTTAACAGGTCACTGTTTCCTTCAGACTTATCCACTCGTTTCATCTTCGAGTCTGTACTTTGTAACTTGTCAGAAGACTCCTTGTTGTGTTGCGAAGATTCCTCTGCCAAGTTAAACTCAGAGACGATCACTTCAGGTTTCAGGATGTTTCTGTTGAAGTCGCGCGTCTCTGAACCAATGTCCTTCGCTGTCGCAACGTGAGtgcaattattttctttattctctCTGGTCACAGAATCATCGTTACTTTTCATATTAGCGCGTTCTTCTTGACCCTTGTTCGTCCTatcctcttcctttttcacGCTCGTCTTTCTCCTAATCGTGAACTCTGTCTCCACAGTCTCTTCGCAATTGATTTTACCAAACCTAGTAGGAATCTTCCTCAAAGTAAAATTCACATGGGGTACTACAGGATCTTCGTCCTCTTTCACCTTACTTTCCGTCGTTTCCTCCTTCGTCCTTTCATTAGAATGATCCCTGTCCTTTTGTTTGCTGTCGAAGCTCTTCTTTTTAACTACAAAATCCACAGTAGTGTCATTCTTCACTACAAAATCCGCGGAAACCTCATTAGCCTTCTCCATCTGACTTCTACTGTCTTGGACCTTCGACTTTCTGCTTTCTTCCTTGCTATAACCTCTCTCAGGCTTGATGGTGCTGTCTCCAACGATCACTGTGGTCACATCTTCGTTATTTTCAGATACAGAAAATTTAAATCTCAATGGCAGACTCACGCTGACTGTTGGCGCGTCAGTATCATCAGGAGGGTCGTCAATGGTTTCGAGAGGCGTCTCGTTCCAGTCTTTCACACTTCTAGGCCCTCGGGCTCTAGGACTCTCGGAATCTGGACGCTCGACGTCCTCGTAAATCACGCTCAGTTGATGAGGAAACGTGCTGGTCTGCGTTTTCTCCACGTTGTCCTCCACTTGTTGCTCAACATCTGCTCCAGAATCGACATTGTTCTTACAGGATGATTCAGAATTTTCGTCCTCGTTGCAAGATTCTTTGCTCGAGCTATTTTTAGTCGGATTCCTCTCATCGTCATTTTCTAACCTGCCATGAGCATTCAGTCCCGTAGAGTACGCTAAATAAGAATCAGAGTCGTCGCTATCGGAAGAAGAATCATCAGAATCACTGCTACCTTTAGACGATTCGATGATGGACTCGTTGTCAGATTGCGATTCCGTGTCGGTGGAGTCGCTGGAGTCACTCGTGTCGATGTAGGTATAATTTGGAACGTTGACATTGAGACTTCCATTGGGGCAAGATTTCGTCTCTGGTCTGTTAGAATTCTTGTTATCCTCGTCTACTTCTGACACAATTATCTCACCAGGAATCTCCTCTTCATCGGTAATATTCATCGCAGTAGTACAGTCACTGTCTTTGCTATTGTTGCTGGCAGTTCGTGACACGCTGTTCACCTTCTCCCATTGCAGAACACCATTTGTACTATCATCGTTCTCCCTGGCAATTTTACTTTCCAGTGCTTTATTTCCTCCATTATTTTCCTGAATATTCTCTGCAATATCTGCAATATCTGTAATATTCGTTGAGTGAATTTTTGCTACTATCACATCGCCACAGACTTGTTCACAATTGTTATTGCAATTGTTATTGTTCTGTGGAGCAACTGGGACGATGTAAGGTGGGTAAACACCAGAATATgcgtttttattattcatcGGATCATACTGTGGATAAGGTGAATAAAGTGGGTAATTTTGATTGTAAATAGGAAAGTATACATAGGCAGTGTTATCAGGATGATAAGGGTAAGATTCGTTCGCGACACCAGGATATGGAAGAGGGTAGTAACCCCACCAACCACTGTCAGGGGTCCAAAATGGAGGAGGACAGGGAGAGAGGAAGACACCCTGCTGATTGCCCGGCACGTTATTCTCTGTTTGGCAGTGGTAATCTGCTTGACGATTTTCTTGCGTGGCTACAACAAACAGCACAATGCATTCAGACAAGAAGTTCAACTGTTCCTATTGGGGTGTGATGTGGTCTTGCGTTTCTcccttttctatttttgctTCTCTGCTTTTATCCCCTTCTTTTCACCCGCACACTTCCCTTTCTCTTATATTACACGcgatattctttctttttcatattAGGCGATGGAAGAACGAGTGATAGACATTCATTTCATGTTCTGTTTAAGCTTGAGGCTCATTTCAAATTCACAATCTCGTTATTATAGATATCATGGAATATTGTTAATTCTGATAAGGAATGACTTGGTGGCTGAAAAAACCTTACCAACTAAAGGCTACaggaaaattccaaaagataAAAGATTAGATAAGAAATACAGTTCTTTGAATACACAACATGTTTGGTGAACTAATTATCAAAGAAGCAGTGTCTTGCGCGCAGTATGTACACAACTTGTACTATTATTTACCAAAAAGAATATACATAGAATATAAGAAGAATATCTTTTACTAGCAGAACAATTGTTTTTAAAGAACATCTGtgtgtatttaaatttcactAACGTCAGTATTCATGGGATATtcaggaatttttatttcttctagGCAAAAATGTTCCACACTATTATGTTGAAATATTgacttggcaactaagtggttgCGGACTTTGCCGATAGCgtctaatgacaaaatccgcaatcacttagttgccaagccaatattacagaaaacgaaataaatgtCTACCATGAACGATCCTCCGTTGGCTGTGAAAAATCGACGGACAAGCGAGATGCCACGAGGATAAGCAACGAGTGTAATCGCGGACGGCTACGAAagaatgagagagagagagaaagagagagagagagaaaaaaaaacgagacGTGTGATCCTGTGTTCAAAGGAAACGATCGAAAATTGTGAACGCAAAACCAGCTCGTCGATGATCTTCGACGGGACACAAGCGATCATTACGTTCGAGTAGGAAGAACATGCTCGTACGATATTCTGGACAGATGGATCGTAAGTGTCCAAAATAATCGTAGTACGGTTTTACATGCAAATCGATCACTTGCAATCGTATTAAAATCCCAGCGATGATTAAACACGTGTGAAATCAATTAATAAGAACATGCAACATTCCCGGTTAAATTACCCAAAATCCATATATCGTAGCTTGCCATACTTTCTCGTGTATTCATTTCTAAACGAGGAACGGCTATGTCAACGTTGACGAATCGACACGTTTGTTACGACGATGATCGAACGATTTTACAAGCAACATAGTTTACCACGATACTACTCGATCGATGGAAATAGACGAATAATTCACCTACCATGCACTTGTATATGTACGACATATCGAGTGACTGGTGTTTTAAAAGACCATCTCAACAGCAATCATAAGTTTTTATTCGGCGAAAGAAAAGTTCGTTATATTGATCGTTGCTCGATGATCGGTGTGTCAATCGTTAAAATACACAGGAACGTCCAGAATGGGCATTGCGTGACAATTTTTCTAATGTAACTTCTGTTGCAACGAGTTTGTcgggagagaaaagaaattatttgtacGAAATTTGAATGGAACGGGGTGAGGGCTTAATCGAGCTGAACGATACCAAGGAATTTTCGTTATTCCTGTGAACACAGGATTCGGGAATGTTCCAGCGACGGCACGCAATCGTTACTTCAAGTTTTAATCATCCATTAGAATAGTAAAGACGCTTGTCATTGAACATTAATGTACAAGGGTCAATAGAAGCTTGTTGCGATTATTAATTCATCATGGACGAGTAGCGTGTTCCTGCATGAATTATGAACATGTTGTACgcgtttcctttcttcttcttttcattcAGAAGGATGACAGATTTTTTACGCTTGTTGGTCTCGACGATAAATGTTCGCCGATCGACACTCACCGACGCTCTCCGGCGCTGTCATCGCTTGTAATATCCTGAACGATCTGGAGGGAATCGCGCTGCCCATGTATTTCTTTGGCTCTGGAACCTGTTGCTCGCTTGGTGGTAAGTTCGCTTGCGTTTCttctgaaaatattatatttatcatatacATCTTTTAGGATTAATGAGAAGCTAATCTTGCTTCGATGTAATGGAGAGCTAATCAGAGAAAAATGACTAACAAGTTTACTTACCAAACGTCTTTGAATTCCTGTTCTGCTTCTTGTTTATGGCGGATGGTGGTCGTGACGCTGCAACgtacgattttattttataattttataagtaGATTCTTTTATAAGTAgaattttgttgtactatcaGTACATTCGTTACGTGCACACGATatgtattttacaaatactAATAATACAGAGTTGTACCTTTATGGTCGATGGATTCCATGGAAAAGTGATAAAAGTATACGTTTTTTAAAAACAAGATGAACACATATgaaacgatatatatataaaattgatatttatctATAGAATTTTGTTAGAAATTTCCAAGCttccataacgttatagtaataaatttaatgtttaGAAAGATACAGAATTTTCTACtgacatttcattttatctaCAATTTTCAAAGTCATGTTTTGACTATTTGTACCACTTTCTCTCTGAGCCTGTCAATTGATTGAAACGTAAAAAACTTACTTGTGTTCACAGCAGGAGCATCACCGGACTCCGTCATAGTCTGTAGGAAGCGGAAAGCTCGAGAGGGTATAGCACCACCACGATATCTCGGATCTTCCTCGTGATGAAGAGAAGATTCATTGTCGACTATAGAAAGAAGAACACGTAGTAATAACAGAATAATCAAACGATAAAAAAACAGATCATTCTGGTAAAATACGATCTTTACTTTGTTCCTTGAATTTATTCATCAGAATCCTATCGTCCTCTGACAATTGAAGTTTACGCATCTGTTCAGTGTCCACGTCGTTCGTTGAATCCGTGTCTGTGATCTTCTGAAGAACTCTGAACGATCGAGATTGAACTGGACCAGAATCCGATTGCTGAACTTGCACAGGTATAATACGTTGCGCCATCCTAATAGCAATAACACAACaattaattcaaatttatattttgactaagatataaatttatattagcTTCTTACTagattatgaatttttataaattcttacaatattattcaatctttataatatttcttctaCTTACAAGTCTACTTATAAGATAATTGTcacatttataataataaataagctTACACTTTCTGGTTCTGATTCTCAGCATTAGACGCGTTATTCCTAAGAATCGGTTGCGAGTACGAGGTATTCGAAGTAGCTACACCAGCAGGCTTCTTATCACTTCCCTCGATCATAATTGGTATAATGTACGCGCCACCTGTCGATTGTTGAGGCACCTGATTCTGGATCTGATTCTGAACTTGATTCTGCATCTGATTCTGAACTTGACTCTGAACTTGATTCTGCACCTGATTTTGAACCTGATTCTGAGTCGGTTGTCCCCAGCGCTGCTGATGATGTGGACTCGCTTGCTTGAATTGATGGTGACCAGGCTCTGGTTTTACGTCGAACACAGACGGCCTATCCTCAATCTGGACACAAATGATTATTGTATGTTAATATACTATGATTTCCATACTTCATTTTACAATTCTTTCTTCTCTAATTATTCTTTAAACTCAAAGTTTTAAGCAATTCGAGGGTTGAAAGGTCTGTTGCAACAAGAATGCAGCTCCACTTTCTGATAATTCGAATAAACCAACAAAAACCAATTAAAAATCGAATCATCTTGAAAATGtgtgaaataaatattcaactaatattcataataataaatttttgtatttttgaatatgaaacctacgcctctctttttcttccaatAAACTGGACTTAAATATTGGAGCTGCCTTTTTGTTACTGCGTGTTCTTctattctatttttctattctaACAACTCTTTTACTTGcatttcttaaataaaataacagaaaTAGTTTTGTAGGTAACTGAAACGTTAAATCTTTAACCACCAAGAAATAGCACAGTCCAACTAAAGATCTGATCCACCGATCGTTGAATTTATCAAACGAATGGATTGACGTGAGTTACAGTAGTCAGCAAGATCGTGAAACTACTTTCGAACATCTGCCTCGCATGATAATAAACACTTACGCGAATTGGTATCATGCGTTCTTGCGTCTGCGTTGGATGAATCTGTTGCGTTGCAGAAGGACTAGAGAACGGACGTTTCTGTTGCTGATTGAATTGCTGAGGCTGCTGGTATTGGTATTGTTGCGGTTGCTGAATTTGCGATGGTCTCTGTTGTGTTGGTTGAAGCGGCTGAGACTGCGGCCTCTGTTGAATCGATTGCTGTCTTTGTTGGGTTTGTTGCCATTGTGGTGATTGTTGCTGTGTTTGCTGAATCGAAGGCGCGTAAACCGGTGGTGACGTTGGACTATCCGGCGAAGACGATGACGTGCTCTGCTGCTTGTTCACGCTCGAACGTTTCGCCCACTCTGGTAATTCTTCCTGTGGCTTGTTCTTATTCTGCAGCCACGGAGTTGGCGCCTTTGTCAAAGTCACTTGAGTCGGAGTGCTCGGACTCTCGGGTGTGTTCGGCTGAACTGCAATCGTGGGCGTTACTTTGGTCTCTGCTTTGGTCACGTGTTTCGGTGATTCTGGTTGCTTCTCTGGAGCTGAAATGACAAAATTATGGCATTCAATTTTTTCCGTTGTCCGGTTACTTTAGATTTTTGCTCGATGATAATGGTATAGCGGTACAAAAATCAACGGAAGATTTGAATCGAGAGAGACACATATTGCTGTGCCTTGGAATTCCAACATTGTTTTGGATTGCTAGGTTCAAAGGTAAACgaactccggacaaaacaTTACCGCCATTATTTGTAACCATAAACCGCAGTTCGAACTTTTTACCATCGGTCGATACATGTAGACGAACGTGCTCTCTAGGACAGTTAGTATAGCGAGTCATGCAGTGGCTTACGGAAGTATTCGAACGCTTACACttacaaatttcaattaataaaaCGAGCTGTACTAAACTAATTTGTTAAGACAATTTGGTATCTATAGCGACGGGAAAGTGTCAAAATTACAtcagtaaaatttgaaaacgataaaataatacagacaggaattatgatatttttattagaaacatTCATGATGAGTGTCtcagaaaattattcgaacgCTGTAACACTGTTGATAACTGTTCATCTTCTTTTGCAACGAATGTAAACATCATTgctaaatgaaaatattggtGCACTTGAAAACACTTGAAAACAAAGCTCGACCAGGTCGACTAAAGAAATTGACTGGAAGAGGGGAGAAAGTTATCATTcgcgaattaaaaaaaatcctATATACTACAAATAATCTCAAAGCAAGTAttgaaagataaaattatagaaatatggAACTCCGTTGAGTGTAGTTTTACAAAATCATTGGTTTACAGTATGGAACGTCGATTGAGACACACTACTGCTGCTAAAGGTAGTccaacaaaatattaatattaaataatttaataacatatgtagcgttcaaatacttttattAGCCAGTCATGTTTCTATGCCATGCgtgtttctaataaataaatcaatttctaCCTATGTTGTTGAATCCTTCTCAAATTTTACTGACATAATCATAAGACTTCCTTCTTCCTATTGACATCTGCTTGTCTAAGCAAATTGCTTTAATGTACATTATTTCGGCCATTCAAGTTTGTATATGTaagcgttcgaatacttttgtGAGCCACTGTATTTGTGAGTTTTAATTATTAGGAAGTTCTGTAGCGGTGCAGAAACATCATAGAAGAAGACTTGACTTCTTGCAAATAGATTTAAAATTCTGAGGAAATTTAGACTTCACAATTCATATGCACAGTCTCTAGAAAATCTATTAAGAAATGTTTACCAGGTGGA
Protein-coding sequences here:
- the LOC126875345 gene encoding uncharacterized protein LOC126875345; translation: MSTSTFVGNSDGLVTDEAEVTTTVNLTSRVGHGVSGLCPVPPPPPPPPPVPGQVPAMRINTIEAPVTRRPQMANNDVYEPPAAIQNAMLTKDKKPFTYTPGMGGKLDLSQIRSPRMARRVAKNANDEGIEGPPKSALEPKPTPAQNTGANLFVQPQVAIPVFPTNVPVQPSVNRTPSTPPANKIQPATPEKQPESPKHVTKAETKVTPTIAVQPNTPESPSTPTQVTLTKAPTPWLQNKNKPQEELPEWAKRSSVNKQQSTSSSSPDSPTSPPVYAPSIQQTQQQSPQWQQTQQRQQSIQQRPQSQPLQPTQQRPSQIQQPQQYQYQQPQQFNQQQKRPFSSPSATQQIHPTQTQERMIPIRIEDRPSVFDVKPEPGHHQFKQASPHHQQRWGQPTQNQVQNQVQNQVQSQVQNQMQNQVQNQIQNQVPQQSTGGAYIIPIMIEGSDKKPAGVATSNTSYSQPILRNNASNAENQNQKVMAQRIIPVQVQQSDSGPVQSRSFRVLQKITDTDSTNDVDTEQMRKLQLSEDDRILMNKFKEQIDNESSLHHEEDPRYRGGAIPSRAFRFLQTMTESGDAPAVNTTSRPPSAINKKQNRNSKTFEETQANLPPSEQQVPEPKKYMGSAIPSRSFRILQAMTAPESVATQENRQADYHCQTENNVPGNQQGVFLSPCPPPFWTPDSGWWGYYPLPYPGVANESYPYHPDNTAYVYFPIYNQNYPLYSPYPQYDPMNNKNAYSGVYPPYIVPVAPQNNNNCNNNCEQVCGDVIVAKIHSTNITDIADIAENIQENNGGNKALESKIARENDDSTNGVLQWEKVNSVSRTASNNSKDSDCTTAMNITDEEEIPGEIIVSEVDEDNKNSNRPETKSCPNGSLNVNVPNYTYIDTSDSSDSTDTESQSDNESIIESSKGSSDSDDSSSDSDDSDSYLAYSTGLNAHGRLENDDERNPTKNSSSKESCNEDENSESSCKNNVDSGADVEQQVEDNVEKTQTSTFPHQLSVIYEDVERPDSESPRARGPRSVKDWNETPLETIDDPPDDTDAPTVSVSLPLRFKFSVSENNEDVTTVIVGDSTIKPERGYSKEESRKSKVQDSRSQMEKANEVSADFVVKNDTTVDFVVKKKSFDSKQKDRDHSNERTKEETTESKVKEDEDPVVPHVNFTLRKIPTRFGKINCEETVETEFTIRRKTSVKKEEDRTNKGQEERANMKSNDDSVTRENKENNCTHVATAKDIGSETRDFNRNILKPEVIVSEFNLAEESSQHNKESSDKLQSTDSKMKRVDKSEGNSDLLKKGKDEVGIEEKRSKESKHLLSVQNSREETDDEDSGVTSDMSRMISEVDTDSECTSSKNMRKYQRTQTHSRLFRLLNDDSILLEDTEKTNESSSTEEYLNLPLKSNAFNYDENYCSNYSSGVTSPEYSPICEQSWKRLHDADNSRLPDQNGDVLRQGRQDRISCKEDPYYQAWKTPKPPAPSVDHDVVPSLAFKVLESRRPLWSYKVPMQRITEQGRVPPSETWHC